Proteins encoded by one window of Chryseobacterium sp. POL2:
- a CDS encoding glycoside hydrolase family 25 protein, translating to MKKRVPNYKKSRQAKSKKRQLKRQLLWWSLAFTFLGLFGTGYYLKEKIHFYYSSYFNKFHHKKLKNSAQEEQRINRIIGDYATKTFGFDISHYQNKEDIKWDSLSIGNKTIPLKFVLLRASMGNKKTDKNFDHFWEQAKKHELLRGAYHFYRPDEDPILQANSFASVVKLESGDLPPVLDIEKMPRHKTKAQLIADLKLWLKIMENAYGVKPIIYTYYHYHKDVLAGEFEDYPLWLANYNDVPAPSPEENWQFWQFTENGIAYGINVKVDLNVYNGSYWSLRQLTLD from the coding sequence ATGAAAAAAAGAGTTCCGAATTATAAAAAATCAAGACAAGCAAAATCAAAAAAACGTCAACTAAAACGCCAATTATTATGGTGGAGCTTGGCTTTTACTTTTCTTGGCCTTTTTGGAACAGGCTATTATTTAAAGGAAAAAATTCATTTTTATTACTCGAGTTATTTCAACAAATTTCATCACAAAAAATTAAAAAATTCTGCGCAAGAGGAGCAACGCATCAATAGAATTATTGGCGATTATGCGACAAAAACTTTTGGCTTTGACATTTCTCATTATCAAAATAAAGAAGATATAAAGTGGGACAGCCTCAGCATCGGCAACAAAACAATTCCGTTAAAATTTGTTCTTCTCCGCGCATCGATGGGAAACAAAAAAACGGATAAAAACTTTGACCACTTTTGGGAGCAAGCCAAAAAGCATGAACTTTTGCGTGGTGCTTATCATTTTTACCGTCCCGACGAAGATCCTATTTTGCAAGCTAATTCTTTCGCTTCCGTTGTCAAATTAGAATCTGGTGATCTTCCACCTGTTTTGGATATTGAAAAAATGCCTCGCCATAAAACCAAAGCACAACTGATTGCTGATCTTAAACTTTGGTTAAAAATAATGGAAAACGCTTATGGTGTAAAACCAATTATCTACACCTATTATCATTATCACAAAGATGTACTAGCAGGCGAGTTCGAGGATTATCCACTTTGGCTAGCCAATTATAACGATGTTCCTGCGCCATCTCCAGAGGAAAATTGGCAATTCTGGCAATTCACAGAAAACGGAATTGCCTACGGCATCAATGTCAAAGTTGATCTCAACGTTTACAACGGCAGCTATTGGTCTTTACGACAACTGACCTTGGATTAA
- a CDS encoding GreA/GreB family elongation factor: MPINKIALQEQLLEIINQKITKLEQLIDDTRTSNNDTKSSMGDKYETGREMLQQQINNLQIQLNELQQQHNLLKNIKLSEKKVVSLGSYVKTSLSDFFVSVSLGEIKFEDKKLYVISDKSPIAQALLNHKTGDIVSFNKQNISILEIY, from the coding sequence ATGCCCATTAATAAAATAGCACTTCAAGAGCAATTGTTGGAAATTATAAATCAAAAAATCACAAAACTCGAACAATTAATCGATGATACGCGAACGTCAAATAATGACACCAAAAGTAGCATGGGCGACAAATACGAAACGGGACGCGAAATGTTGCAGCAACAGATCAACAATTTGCAAATTCAACTTAACGAACTTCAACAACAACACAATTTACTGAAAAACATCAAGCTTTCCGAGAAGAAAGTCGTGAGTCTGGGAAGTTACGTCAAAACTTCGCTTTCCGATTTTTTTGTTTCAGTTTCATTAGGAGAAATAAAATTTGAGGACAAAAAGCTTTATGTTATTTCTGATAAAAGTCCCATCGCACAAGCACTTTTAAATCATAAAACGGGTGATATAGTTAGCTTTAACAAACAAAATATTTCCATTTTGGAAATTTATTAA